In the Salmo trutta chromosome 33, fSalTru1.1, whole genome shotgun sequence genome, one interval contains:
- the cdan1 gene encoding codanin-1, which yields MAALLESLLQKEVETIKAVEWLKHDGDSDSLAWCKPLKIERQEFVPFLLNFLREQSCSALTHGPATPAKTPSHPRVSQPSQQGPGFSSDRRGGCRSTGPGTGPRSASRVQLFSSTPSLSPGAEWDTTHPPSGSHCLGGISALSSPSFSSARSPASASTSRHTPSERRSAQRASLGDFMLSPPELQHQPHHSLSLGVQQQPRGRRRSAGMGGQGRQGGGRGVFQTEEVGPGRSEGGGRKGRGGGANKMGDPAVSPPMAQMTTLVQLNLTNLEDFPPMGMSHASPPLHTKPSRRINPTPVSAERPHSRPKTCFTSTPFSTRPSSPPPVPEAVTGAIEGGITGALNVGSPPLSLQEERELLKRVKCKRAQQVGSPRPTSLDPCTPTKSGLRSVSGSKMTPDTQGSCPDPSKVTLTSELDLLADLYCTCISENLVPNVFLELFFVLQLLTSRTPAVTEEEDKDLSMRKLDVLERGYLSKVHNCVYFSVRVLENQFELVSHLDKDTLRLLAENERVTCFSPSLRNRLTLAQDASTAKVSPSVDTFIHSVPFQPATDNRSNFSSDKAFHTFKKQRDIFYEVLREWEDFHKEPRWEFEAALGSRVRGMVSQLNSTGNHSHFARLFLKQLVQMCKGPRALGSPGDTPDADLLGMLGADSLGRLKRLEERLIQPQGILGPCPPPAFPGHQEFFRDFLKTASCCQLNQHLKDSLCQQLLQLDEVSVLAPVASSTEGEGDMEQQDEKQRFSSVLLLARLLAKFLGYISFLPYQTSERPSREIQEATATLRSKSMSVLDVCAVLRSCVRRRRTILTVPWLVEFLSMLDFTGPFLLCYRTVLGLLLGLYRRMVLSREGEVCYLNQLLMVAVLGWLFQIPVIPEELFFSTDFTVDVELEESQTNVQGLDCLPLVDQQLLYTCCPFLGEFRKLLAAFVAGSSARGGGLIRKITPTSAELRGTPIITRSQQKLQVDLEQAFFHNQPPSLRRTVEFVAERVGSNCVKHMKVTLVSELVRGGERLLREGLISPGANPLILNDSICAQLCDGGQEALERATRFCSEKGPEAIRVLLPDETSPAVLTTSENITKRLATEKACSWLSSNITALVKREWKTKFDRVMKSLPSPEASGVEGSGSGLGAKAGAVAVTQEQSRTPKRDMGKEEAGTSCPPDCPHSAPLPSDVLVEIKEVLSIAVGPRSEKEVLTCLQLNALLGKVGDALSCKKFSFPMPEQMLIRCTVLLACKLVSGELPMVSPQEECGRTVSPGRTVSSGPVLPDSPVQRVGCSIKVLLEQLILLWGRDCCSSAPLHLLFTEMTLSAVLMASDSQWDNFLFLVRQLVERGILGEEEVVSHWRKLSQLPWPTEFIGKIQQQSSSTTSLPLPELQNHMDLLQVSPQPVEGAN from the exons ATGGCGGCTCTTTTGGAATCGCTGCTGCAGAAGGAAGTGGAAACTATCAAGGCCGTAGAATGGCTAAAACACGACGGG GACAGTGACAGCTTGGCATGGTGTAAACCACTGAAGATTGAGAGACAGGAGTTTGTTCCTTTCCTGTTGAACTTCCTGCGAGAGCAGAGCTGCTCTGCCCTCACCCATGGCCCTGCCACACCCGCCAAGACCCCCAGCCACCCCAGGGTCTCCCAGCCCTCTCAGCAGGGGCCAGGCTTCTCCAGTGACCGTAGGGGGGGCTGCAGATCTACCGGACCTGGAACCGGTCCTCGTAGCGCCAGCCGTGTCCAGCTattctcctccactccctccctgtcccctggGGCTGAGTGGGATACTACCCACCCCCCATCTGGCTCCCACTGCCTGGGTGGGATCAGTGCCCTGAGTAGTCCTTCCTTCAGCTCAGCCAGGAGCCCTGCTTCAGCCTCCACCTCCAGGCACACTCCCTCAGAGCGCCGCTCTGCCCAGAGAGCCAGTTTGGGGGATTTCATGCTGTCACCTCCAGAGCTCCAGCACCAACCCCACCACAGTCTCAGCCTGGGGGTCCAGCAGCAGCCGCGTGGCCGCAGGAGGAGTGCCGGGATGGGAGGGCAGGGAAGGCAGGGTGGGGGGCGTGGTGTGTTCCAGACTGAGGAGGTGGGGCCAGGAAGATCTGAGGGTGgtgggaggaagggaaggggaggaggggctAATAAAATGGGTGACCCAGCTGTGTCACCTCCAATGGCTCAGATGACAACGCTGGTCCAGCTCAACTTAACCAATCTGGAAGACTTCCCACCTATGGGGATGTCGCATGCATCACCACC ACTGCATACAAAACCATCTCGGAGGATCAACCCAACCCCAGTCAGTGCGGAGCGGCCTCACTCCAGACCGAAGACATGTTTCACTTCCACCCCGTTCAGCACCAGGCCCTCCAGCCCTCCCCCAGTCCCAGAGGCAGTCACTGGGGCCATCGAAGGGGGCATCACTGGGGCCCTGAACGTGGGCAGCCCCCCTCTCagtctgcaggaggagagagaactGCTAAAGAGAGTGAA GTGTAAACGAGCCCAGCAGGTGGGCTCCCCTCGACCCACCTCTTTGGACCCCTGTACCCCTACCAAATCAGGGCTCCGGTCGGTATCAGGCTCCAAAATGACCCCTGACACCCAGGGGTCGTGTCCTGACCCCTCTAAAGTCACCTTGACCTCTGAACTGGACCTTCTGGCTGACCTCTACTGCACCTGCATCTCTG AGAACCTGGTTCCCAACGTGTTCCTGGAGCTGTTCTTTGTGCTGCAGCTTCTGACATCTAGAACACCAGCCGTCACAGAGGAAGAAGACAAGGATCTAAGTATGAGGAAGTTAG ATGTCCTGGAAAGAGGTTACCTCAGCAAGGTGCACAACTGTGTTTACTTCTCTGTCAGGGTGCTGGAGAATCAGTTTGA GTTGGTGTCTCACCTGGATAAAGACACCCTGCGTCTCTTGGCTGAGAACGAGAGAGTGACCTGCTTCTCTCCATCCCTGAggaacagactgaccctagcccagGACGCCAGCACAGCCAAG GTCTCGCCCTCTGTGGACACCTTCATCCACTCTGTCCCGTTCCAGCCTGCCACTGACAACCGCTCCAACTTCAGCAGTGACAAGGCCTTCCACACCTTCAAGAAGCAGAGGGATATTTTCTACGAGGTGCTGCGAGAGTGGGAAGACTTCCACAAGGAACCTAGATGGGAGTTTGAAGCTGCACTAGGCAGTAGGGTCAG AGGAATGGTGAGTCAACTGAATTCCACTGGAAACCACTCCCATTTCGCCAGACTCTTCCTCAAGCAGTTGGTGCAG atgTGTAAAGGTCCCCGTGCTCTGGGCTCCCCTGGCGACACCCCCGACGCGGACCTGCTAGGCATGCTGGGAGCAGACAGCCTGGGGCGTCTAAAGCGTCTGGAGGAGCGTCTGATCCAGCCCCAAGGCATTCTGGGACCCTGTCCTCCACCTGCCTTCCCAGGACACCAGGAGTTCTTCAGGGACTTCTTAAAGACCGCAAGCTG CTGCCAGCTGAACCAGCACCTGAAGGACAGTCTGTGTCAGCAGCTCCTCCAGCTTGACGAGGTGTCCGTCCTGGCCCCTGTGGCCTCCagtacagagggagagggagacatggAACAACAA gatGAGAAGCAGCGTTTCTCCTCTGTCCTGCTGTTGGCTCGTCTTCTAGCTAAGTTCCTGGGTTATATCTCCTTCCTGCCGTACCAGACCTCTGAGAGGCCCTCCAGGGAGATACAGGAGGCTACTGCCACCCTCCGCAGCAAG AGTATGTCTGTGCTGGATGTGTGTGCGGTCCTGCGTAGCTGTGTTCGTAGGAGACGGACCATCCTGACTGTACCCTGGCTGGTGGAGTTCCTCTCCATGCTGGACTTCACCGGTCCCTTCCTCCTCTGCTACAGGACCGTTCTGGGACTGCTGCTCGGCCTATACAG gCGGATGGTGCTGTctagagaaggagaggtgtgtTACCTGAATCAGCTTCTCATGGTGGCTGTACTGGGCTGGCTGTTCCAGATCCCAGTGATCCCGGAGGAGCTTTTCTTCAGTACTGATTTCACTGTAGATGTTGAGCTAGAGGAGAGCCAGACCAACGTCCAGGGACTT GACTGTCTCCCCCTGGTGGACCAACAGCTCCTCTACACCTGCTGTCCTTTCCTGG GTGAGTTCCGTAAGCTCCTCGCTGCCTTTGTGGCCGGTAGCTCTGCCAGGGGTGGAGGCCTCATCCGTAAGATCACCCCTACCTCTGCTGAGCTGAGAGGAACCCCCATTATCACCAGGTCACAGCAAAAACTACAG GTGGATTTGGAGCAAGCCTTCTTCCATAACCAGCCTCCATCGCTCAGACGAACGGTGGAGTTTGTAGCTGAGAGGGTGGGATCCAACTGTGTCAAACACATGAA GGTCACGTTGGTGTCTGAGCTGGTCCGTGGTGGAGAGCGATTGCTGAGGGAGGGGCTGATCTCACCAGGGGCCAACCCTCTGATACTCAACGACTCCATCTGTGCTCAGCTCTGTGACGGGGGTCAGGAGGCTCTGGAGAGAGCTACCAG GTTTTGCAGTGAGAAGGGTCCAGAAGCCATCAGGGTTCTTCTTCCTGACGAGACATCTCCCGCT GTTCTCACTACGTCTGAGAACATCACCAAGCGCCTGGCCACTGAGAAGGCCTGTAGCTGGCTCTCCTCCAACATCACAGCCCTGGTCAAGCGAGAGTGGAAAACAAAGTTTGACCGTGTGATGAAGTCTCTTCCCAGCCCAGAGGCTAGTGGTGTGGAAGGTTCTGGCTCTGGTCTTGGGGCTAAAGCTGGAGCTGTAGCAGTCACCCAGGAGCAGTCACGTACCCCAAAACGGGACATGGGCAAGGAGGAGGCTGGGACGTCCTGCCCTCCAGACTGCCCCCACAGTGCACCACTACCATCTGATGTCCTGGTAGAGATTAAG GAGGTGTTGAGTATTGCAGTAGGCCCCAGGTCTGAAAAGGAGGTGCTAACTTGTCTACAGCTGAATGCTCTACTGGGCAAAGTAGGAGACGCACTGAGCTGCAAAAAG TTCTCATTCCCAATGCCTGAACAGATGCTGATACGCTGCACTGTCCTGCTAGCCTGTAAACTAG TTTCAGGGGAGCTGCCCATGGTGTCCCCACAGGAGGAATGTGGTAGGACAGTGTCTCCTGGTAGGACAGTGTCTTCTGGTCCAGTACTACCGGACTCCCCAGTCCAAAGGGTAGGCTGTTCAATCAAAGTCCTGCTGGAGCAGTTGATCCTCCTGTGGGGGAGAGACTGTTGTTCATCAGCCCCCCTCCACCTGCTCTTCACAGAAATGACACTCAGTGCTGTCCTCATGGCCAGCGACTCACAG